A window of Nicotiana sylvestris chromosome 8, ASM39365v2, whole genome shotgun sequence genomic DNA:
GGTTGCTGTCAGAATACATTCCCCCCAGTACTTCAAAGGCAATTTGGACTGAAATAATAAGGCCCTGGCTGTTTCAAGAAGGTATATGTGTTTCCTCTCTACTACCCCATTCTATTGGGGGTATATGGGCAACTCTTTTGGTGAATGATCCCTTTTGATTGAAAGAACAATGCAGCTTCAGTGTAAACAAATTCCAGTCCATTATCAGACCTTATGGACTTGATGGAGGTCTTAAATTAGTTTTCAACTAAGGAAACAAAGACTTTGATAGTCTGGAGGGCATTGCTTTTACATGTTAACAGGTGAGTCCAAGTGGACCTACTAAAATCAGCAACCATAGTAATAAAGTATTTTTACTTGTCATGTGTACACTCATGGTAAGGGCCCCACAGATCCACATGTAAGAGTTCAAAAATTTTGTTTGAAGTGCTTGTCCTTTGGGGAAAGGGAAGCCTACCCTGTCTAGCCATAGGGCAAATTGAACAATTAAAAAGTTGTCTAGAAGATAAAGAAACTGGTATAGAAGTTATTCCCCTCATTTTCACAAAAGGTACATGTCCTAGCCTGTTATGCCATAGAAGGTTAACATCATTGGCTTGAAATATGCAGGAGTTGGAGACAGAACAATGAGTCTTATTATTCAGAGATGGATTATTTACAATTGGACATTGATGTCTCAAGGGTGACCTATTTACAGATGCATGAGGATGTAGGTCGTTCAAGAAATGACTATTTACATCATAAGAATGAGTAGAAGAACAAACAACAACTTTGCTAGTCAGACTTTTATTTCTTAGACAATGAGAGCACAGCAGGTACAACCCATCATTGACTTTACCAATCTCTAGAGGCCTCTTCAGTGAAGGGGCCTACAGAAGACAAGTATTGTCAATGAAAGAAGTCATACCTCTTAGGTGTTTACTTAACCAATATACAGAAATAAGGTTGAATTTAAATAAAGGAATGTGGAGAACTTTATACCGAGTGACCTCAGGTGCAAGTTTTACATTTCCAATTTCTGTCACCTTTACTTTATAGCCATTTGGTAAAACAACTAAAAGGGTATAAAGCAAGGTTACAATGTCAGACGATAGGGATTTGTTAAAGGTGATGTGGTTTGAGGCTCCTGAATCTAGTATCCATGTGTCAATCTTTGATTCAAAGCATCTATAAGATAGTTTATCAAAATCAATAGAAGATGTGCAAACAACAATACCTGCAAAGTTCACAGCATTGGTAGGATTTGAGTTGTTAGAGTTCTCTCTATCATTGCCAAGTTGGAAATGTTGAAGCAGGTTAACAAGTTGTCCATATTGCTCCTTAGTCAGGTTTACATTCTGATTCTCATCTTGGGTATCACACTCATCAAGATTGCTTGTCATTGCATCAACTGGCACTCCTTGCACATTTTCTACCATCCTCTTTCCTCTGTTGGGTCTAAAATTTTGATTGGAGTTCTAAGTACTCTGAGAATATCGTGCAGAGTTCTGTCCATTTTTCGGATAACCATGTAATTTGTAACACTTATCCCAAGTATGGCCTGGCCTCTTGCAAAAATCACACATAGGACGACCTCTATTATTTCCAGAGTAATTGTAGCTTGGTGAGAAATTGGTTCTAAAAGGACTCGATCCTGCATTGTTCACATTCAAAGAGGTGGACTCAATTGAAAATTGATTATTTGGTTTAATTTCCCTTTGCTTTTCATCCTGGACAAGTAAAGAAAAGGCTTGGGCCATTATGGGCAGTAGATTTATCATAAGGATACTTCCTCGAACTACAGTATGCACTTCATTGAGTCCCATGAGAAACTGTATCAATCTTCTATCTTGTTCAGCCTTGTACATGCTTTCCTTTGCCCCACAACTACAAACACAACTACACCGAGTCCTTTTGTTCAGAGTATTTAATTCTTCCCACAACTTTATCAGCTTAGTATAATAGTCAATGATGTCAAGGACTCATTGAGAGAGATCATCGATTTCTTTCTGAACTTGATACAATCTAGCTCCATTGGTTTGTTCGCGATCCTCCAGCTCCTTCCATAATTCAACAGCATCACTCACATATTCCACACTATCCGCAATCTCTTTGGAAAGAGAGTTTAGAATCCACAAAGTTACCATGTTGCCACATCGTTCCCACTGCCTATAGTTTGGGGATTGTGGATTTGGTTGTTTGTATTCCCCACTGACAAAGCCTAATTTGTTCTTTATGGATAATCTACGAAGAACACTATGTTTCCAGGATCTATACCCTATCCCATCAAATGGGATAGACACATGCATTGCACCAGGATTATCAGATGGGCGCAGATTCAGAGGATCACTTGGATCAATTCCCGTGCTCGGAGGTATCGCGACACTCGTATTAGCAAAATTCGCATCTTGTTGATCAGTGACAGCCATTAGAGTACTGAATTAGTTGAATTTGATAGGGCAAAAATGATCGGAACCAAAAATCTTAGATCTCTACGTGGTAGGTTAACCAAAATCGAAAAATTGATCAAATTTAGGGCAAATCGATCATATTAGGTCAAAAACAGAAAAGGGAAAGGGAAGAGAGAATCAGTAAATGAAAGAGAAGATGTGATGAGGATTAACCTCGCGATTTTAGGAGGATtaacctcgctctgataccatgataacACTGCAATTAGAATGAGCTCAGTGAAGCTCAACTTCAGCTCCAATGGCTGAATCTCGAAGCTtctgaaaagaagagaaagacgAGAGCAGAAGAAGAGCTCTTTTGTTTGAAGAATGAAGCTTAACAGAAAATGAGAACTGTACAGCACTATATGTACACATGATTGACAACTGTGCATCTTAACCACTAATTACTGccatgtgacgacccaaagggtcatcgcCGGTTTTCTTATCCATTCTGTACTTCctaggccttgaaaacctcatttagagtcacctcgatttgggtgcacagtccgggcgcgtagccaaaaagcttaaatatgaaattttgtgaaaaatgctaagttttgagtcTAAAgggaataaatttgacttcgattAACATTtcgggtaaatggacccggacctgtaatttgacggttccggagggtccgtaggaaaatatgggatgtGGACGtacgcccggaatcgaatttcgaggtcctaagcccgagaaataaattttcaagtaaaaattattttctaaaaatgtttaagaaaattggaaatgaaatttgattagaaaacgatggtatcgggctcgtatttttgtTCTGgtgctcggtacaggtcttatatatgttttaagtCCTTCCTGTAAATTTTGGTTAAAattggacgtcgtttgacgtgtttcagacttgaaatcctaaatttgaaacttgatgaagtttttggaaaaattcttgattttgaggtttgattcattgtttttgagaTTATTTAGGCGAGTTAatcacacggataagttcgtatgatgttgttgagttagtacatatgtttggttaggagccccgagggctcgggagtgtttcggaatggttttagtcttgtaaaagttgcaggttttctgCAGTCAGTGCACAgggaatttgttcttcgcgttcgcgtggtcccacTCGCGAAAGTGTAAGGCAAAGATCACAGGTTCCCAGTTTCATCATCATGAACGCAAGCTttgggacgcgaacgcgaagctgagGGGGgaaacccttcgcgaacgcggccctACATTCGCGAACGTGTAGGGTTCAGGGGAGGGCCACCCAATTTGTTCATCGCGAATGCATTCGTTTGCACGCGGACGCGAGGGCTCGAGAAGCTgtagcttcgcgatcgcgagccccttgacgcaaacgcgaaggccaaaaggcCTGACCCATCACGAACACGAGAGGTctgtcgcgaacgcgtagctttaaatcgcccagttattttaagttttaaaaacaGAATGCAAATGGGATTTCTCAAAATTTTAcaaaacttcttcttctccaaagctccaaGACGATCCTTGAAGCACTTTTTCACCAAaacctcttgggtaagtaatgtccaactcgttttcttccattttcctcaACATCTAatgaatttctaggcctaaaacatatgattaagggtagaaaaattagggatttgggtagagttagggcttttcgatttttcttgatttagacctcattttggggtcagatttgaaaataaattatatattcgggctcatcgatgaatgggtgatttgattttagtccgaacctcatgttttgaccaagtgggcccggggtcaatttttgggattttgggtagAATACTTGGGAAGCTATAATTAGACATTGGATTCGAAttgtttagtatttattgatgttatgaagtcatttgtgtatagatacaattgatttggagccgaattcgagagaaaaagcggtaattgaggattgaattagtcgtggaagtttgaggtaagtgtttggtctaatcttagcttgatggattaggaattgagtcctatttgctatggggtaattgttgagtacgacgtataggcatggtgatgagtatctatacgttggtgtctagcatgaacATGAGTCTTTACATTGTAAATATCCTAATTTTGTTGTGTTTTTCATGCcttgtgatgatttctatatgttgtgaaaagcttgtgaaagaaattgtgacctttgaacttcgaggagtattggctcgagttatattaCAAAGTGTGAAACTATATAAAATGATTggaccctttggagcattggctcaagtggtaaagtgagttaagaagtaaaagtgaaagaaagagaaagagttattaaatttctcttgccgggatttctattattatttgtttactcccttgcccctttgtttgtgattattgtttaagtgaggaagagtgttaaagcacgaagggtgatgttgtgcattgtttgctattgtgaggaaagagtgtaaagcatgaagggtgatgtcgtgccgtacaaTGTAGCATTCCGTACCGATTATAATtgactatatggtgaggaaagagagtaaagaacgaaggatgatgccatgtcgtacgatgtaccattacGTACCGATTATCATTGACTATATGGTgtggaaagagagtaaaagcatgaagggtgatatcgtggacacttttgttataaaatattttttggtgaggacgagagtaaaagcacgaagggtgatgtcatgcacattgttattatatgattgatttggtgaggatgagagtaaaagcacgaagggtgatgccgtgcaaattgttgagtTCTAAttcttgatgatattctagttatgtggttactttccttacttgatacTTTCTATTCGGAACCGTTATTCCCCCcatagcatgtttccccttcccacattTACTTGTTATCTCTGTATTTTCCTTTCCGTTGTATATAaataaattgcacaggtttatttggtagtctggtcctagcctcatcactacttcgtcgaggttaggctaaacacttaccagcacatggggtcggttgtgctgatactatactctgcactgtgtgcaaatcCTGGAGCAGCTTACAGACattagttggagggcttccttcagtccacccggagacccaaggtagacatGCAGGCGTTCgcgggccctggcgtctccctctatctctattccctgtttcattttctttcgttcagaaacagtttattgtattttcttcaggccttgtttgtagtgactcttagacagtctgtgacactgtgacaccaggttttgggtattgaggttttgaaagttgtaatagacgtagtctTGAGTTATAAAAATTGTCAACTTCTGCTTATTTATTTAGTTCTGCTATTTTCATGTTATCGctggtaattgaaaaaaaatgtaatttattaatgaaaaaggtagttaagggttggcttgcctaactctcattagtaggccccatcatgactcccgagggtaggaaatccgggtcttgacaagttggtatcagagctctaggttacataggtctcacagttcacagacaagcttaggagagtctgagggatcggtatggagacgtccgtatttatccccagaggctacagagttaggaaaaatttcacatttcttctttcttgtcgtgcggacttatttctcaatgctaattggatttctactctattctttcgcagatggcgagaacacgcgcttcctcatctaccactcagcagcccgagcccccagcagtagcatTCACTAGGGGCAAAGGGCAaggccgaggccatgctagaggctgaggtaagggcagagctcagccccgagcagttgcaccagtggcggagcctcagatTGATtgtgaggaggaggttccggccccagcagttctggtgggcccagctcaggtcccagaggggttcattgccaccccagtttttcaggatgctctggtccgattagtgggcctcatgaagagtgtcacccgagcaggtttgcttcttatagcaccagccacttctcaatCTGGaagaggggctcagactcctgctactcgcacttcggagcaggtagctccccagattaaGATTCCAGTAGTTTAGCCAGCTGGAGCAATTCAGCcaggtgtagtagctcagaccgacgatggagcggctatgtccgccgatgatttgtggaggctggataggtttaccaagctcttcacttctaaattcagtggtgcatctattgaggatccccaggattatctggatagttgtcatgaggttcttcagaACATGGGATCattgagaccaatggagttgattttgctacctttcgtctgtcgggatccgccaagacttggtggagggattattgcttaccCAGGCCAGCCGGGTCGCCATCTTTGACATGGGATCAGTTTACAGTGTTgttcctggagaagtttctccctattactcaaagagaggcctatcagagacAGTTTGAGCGCCtttagtagggttctatgacggtcacccagtataagaccaggttcatcgatctagctcgccatgcacttgtcatacttcccaccgagagagaaagggtgaggaggtttattgatggtcttattcagctgattcatgttcagatggccaaggaggccgggagtgagatcacctttcaggaggcggccaatgtggcccacaaagttgagatggttctgttacagggaggtggtcatgggttggataagaggccccgtcattcaggtagatttagtggtacctcgtctggaggtagagattcatatggtagaggccatcctcctaggccctttcagtcagctctccaggtctcacatggtacttcaggtggttgtggttctcaaacgcattattctgatcagcagccttatagtgcaccaccagctcccattaGTGCACTGCTGCTTCAGAGTTTCCGAGGTGGTCCTTCAGGTCGAcagggccagcagtctcagcagccgagggcttgttacacttgtggtgatccggGTCATATTTCTAGATTTTGCCTTCGAGCACCGGgtagctctcaacatcagggttctcgtgctatggtatatgcactaggtgttccacagcccgcccagccagttagaggtgggggtagaggtgttagaggtggaggtagaggtcctagaggtggagctcaggccgccagaggtggaggccagccagcagcaggccgtcccagagaggtagttcagggtggtagggcccaaccccgatgttacgcccttccagctaggcccgaggctgaggctttagatgcattcattacaggtaccattctggtttgtgatagagatgcttcagtgctatttgatctaaGGTCTacatattcgtatgtgtcatcttattttgcaccgtacctggtcatgcctagtgattcattgagtattcctatttatgtgtctacaccggtgggtgattcgaTTATGGTCAATcaagtccatcattcttgtattgtggtgattgggggtcttgaaactcgCGTGGATttattgcttctagacatggtcaatttcgatgttatattggggatggactggttatcaccttaccacgctatcttggactgtcatgccaagactgtgaccttagactTACCGGATtttccccgtttagagtggagagggacacctggtcattctacccgtagtgttatttcttatgtgaaggctcggtgtatggtcaagaaggggtgtttggcctatttgacatatgttcgtgattctagtgctgaggtcccttctattgattctgtgcccgttgttcgtgagtttcctgatgttttcccttcatACATGTCGGGTATGCCaaccgatagggatattgacttttgcattgatttggccccgggcacccagcccatttctatcccgccataccatatggccccgcttgagttgaaagagttgaaggagcagttgcaggactttcttgagaagggtttcattagacccagtgtttcgccttggggtgcgccagtgttattcgttaagaaaaaggatggttcgatgagaatgtgcattggttaccgacagttgaacaagttaaccatcaagaataagtatccactaccgaggattgatgatttattcgatcagcttcagggtgtcaaggtattttcaaagattgacttgagatctggctaccatcagttgaggattagggcatccgatgtccctaagacagcattccgcactcggtacgggcattatgagttcttggttatgtcattcaggttgacaaatgccgCAGCAGCTTTTattgatttgatgaaccgagtgttcaggccttatttggagtcgttcgtgatagtcttcattgatgatattctgatatattcccgcagccaggaagAGCAcaagcagcatctcagagtggtttttcagactctgaaggatagtcagctatatgcgaagttctcgaagtgtgagttctggttgagttcagttgcattcctgggtcatgtcatattagcagagggtattcaggttgactcgaagaagattgaggcagtcaagaactggcctagaccagcatcagctacagagattcggagtttcttaggattggcaggctactatcgtcggttcatggGGGTTTgtcatctatcgcagccctgatgaccaggttgacccagaagggtgcccaattcagatggtcggatgagtgtgaggtgatttcagaggctcaagacagctctgactacgacaccggtgttagttttgcccacaggtttaggctttggccaatcgatttgtgaggttggatatttcttagcctagtcgagtattagcttgcacggtcgctcgttcttcgttattggagcgtatccgtgatcggcagtttgatgatccccatttgtctgtccttagagacacggtgcagtgtggaggtaccaagcaggttaccttagatattgatggagttttgagattgaagggtcgagtttgtatgcctaatgtggatgggcttcgggagttgattttataggaggcccatagttcacggtactctatccatccgggcgtcgcgaagatgtatcaggatttgcggcagcattattggtggcgtagaatgaagaaggatattgttgcacatgtggctcggtgtttgaattgtcatcaagttaagtatgagcatcagaggcctggtgaattgttttagaggattgagcttcccgagtggaactgggagcggatcactatggacttcgttactggacttccgctgactcggaagaagttcgacacagtttgggtcattgttgataggctgatcaagtcagcgcatttcatttatgtggcagtctcctattcatccgagaggttagcttagatctatatccgggagattgttcaccttcatggtgtgccggtatctatcatttcgaaCCGAGGTATGTAGTTTACTTCACGTTTCTgaagagcagttcagcgagagttgggcacccaggttgagttgagtacaacatttcatcctcaaacgggcGGGCAGTCTgagtggactattcagatattggaggatatgctatgagcttgtgttattgactttggaggttcgtgggatcagttcttgcctttagcagagtttgcctacgacaacagctaccagtcgagtatccagatggctccttgtgaggctttatatggtaggcggtgtcaatctccggttggatggtttgagtcgggagaggctcggttgttgggtacggatctggttcaggaggtcttggacaaggtcaggatcattcaggataggcttcatatagCTCAATCTAGgtaaaagagctatgcagatcgtaaggttcgagatgtggcttttatggttggcaagcgggtattgctccgagtgtcgcctatgaagggcgtgatgagatttgggatgaatggcaagcttagccctaggttcattggtcagtttgagattcttgatcgagtgggagaggtggcttatagacttgcattaccgctgagcttatcagccatgcatccagtgttccatgtgtccatgcttcgaaagtatcacggcgatccatcccacgtgttagatttcagcactgtccagttggacaaggacttgtcctatgaggaggagctggtagttattctagaccggcaggttcgtcagttgagatccaagagtttcccttctgttcgtgtttagtggagaggtcagcctcctgaagcatcgacctgggagtctgagtctgatatgcggagccgttatccttatctattccccgactcaggtacttccttcttctgtccgttcgaggacgaatggttgttttagaggtggagaatgtgacgacccaaaggatCATCACAtgttttcttattcattctgtgcttccaaggccttgaaaacctcatttagaatcgcctcgatttgcatgcacagtccgagcgcgtagccggaaagcttaaatatgaaattttgtgaaaaatgctaagttttgagtcTAAAGGGAATACATTTGACTTCGgtaaacattttgggtaaacggaccttgaccggtgatttgacggtcctggagggtcagtaggaaaatatgggaagtggacgtatgcccggaatcgaattccgaggtcccaagccagaGAGaagaatttttaagtaaaaattgttttctgaaaaatgtttaagaaaattggaaatgaaattttattagaaaacgatggtatcgggcccgtattttagttccggtgcccggtacaaatcttatatatgttttaagtccttcctgtaaagtttggttaaaattggacgtcgtttgacgtgtttcggacttgaaatcctaaatttgaaacttgataaaaaatttggaaaaattcttgattttaaGGTTTGATTCATTGCTTTTGAGGTTATTTATGTGATTTGATctcacggataagttcgtatgatgttgttgagttagtacatgtgtttggttaggagccccgagggctcgggagtgtttcagagGTGTTTCGGAATGGTTTTAGCCTtgtaaaaattgcaggttttctGCAGTTAGTGCACGaggaatttgttcttcgcgttcgcgtggtcccactcgcgaacgcgtaaggcaaagatCCCACGTGCCTAGTTTCTTCATCGCGAGCTTTGggatgcgaacgcgaagctgAGGGGGGAAACCCTTAGCGAACGCGGCCCTACATTCGCCAACGCGTAGGGTTCAGGGGAGGGCCACCcaatttgttcatcgcgaacgcgttcATTTGTACGCGGACGCGAGGGATCGAGAAGTTGTAGCTTCGCGGACGCGAGGGATCGAGAAGTTgtagcttcgcgatcgcgagcccCTTGTCGCGAATGAGAAGGCCAAaaggcctgacccatcgcgaacgcgagaggtctGTCGCGAACGCGCAGCTTTAAATcacccagttattttaagtttcaaaaacaGAATGCAAACGGGATTTCTCGAAATTTTAcaaaacttcttcttctccaaagctccaaGACGATCCTTGAAACACGTTTTCACCAAAACTTCTTGGGTAAGTAATGTCcaactcgttttcttccattttcctcaACATCTAatgaatttctaggcctaaaacatatgattaagggtagaaaaattagggatttgggtagagttagggctttttgatttttcttgatttagacctcgttttggattcagatttgaaaacaaattatatattcgggctcgtggatgaatgggtgatttaattttggtccgaacctcgtattttgaccaagcgggcctagtgccgatttttgggattttgggaagaatacttgggaagctataattaggcattggattcgaattgtatagcatttattgatgttatgaagtcatttATGTATaaatacaatcgatttggagccgaattcgagaggaaaagcggtaattgaggattgaattAACCGTGGaaatttgaggtaagtgtttggtctaaccttagcttgagggattaagaattgagtcttatttgctatgtgataattgttgagtacgacgtataggcatggtgacgagtatctttacgttggtgtctagcatgaccgtgagtctttacaTTGTGAATATCCTGATTTTGTTGTGTTTTTCATGCcttgtgatgatttctatatgttgtgaaaagcttgtgaaagaaattgtgacctttgaacttcgaggagtattggctcgagttatattacaaagtgtgaaagtatatgaaatgattgaaccctttgAGCGTTgtctcaagtggtaaagtgagttaagaagtaaaagtgaaagaaagagaaagagttattaaattgctcccttgtcgggatgtttgttgctttgttaatTATTTCCCTTGCCagaatttctattattatttgtttactcccttgcccttttgtttgtgattgttgtttgggtgaggaagattgttaaagcacgaagggtgatgtcgtgcattatttgctattgtgaggaaatagtgtaaagcacgaagggtgatgatgtgtcatacgatgtaccattccgtaccgattatcattgactatatggtgaggaaagagagtaaaagcacgaagggtgatgccgtgcacacttttgttataaaatattgtttggtaaggacgagagtaaaagcacgaagggtgatgccgtgcacattggtattatatgattgatttggtgagaacgagaataaaagcacaaagggtgatgccgtgcaaattgttgagttttgattcttgatgatattctagttatgtggttactttccttacttgatgctttctATTCAGAACtattattccccccccccccacaacatgtttccccttcctaCATTTACTAGTTATCTCTGTATTTTCCTTTCCATTGTATATAaataaattgcacaggtttatttggtagtctggtcctagcctcgtcactacttcgccgaggttaggctagacacttactagcacatgggtcggttttgctgatactacactctgcactgtgtgcagatcccggagcagcttatggacagtagttggagagcttccttcagtccacccggagacccaaggtagacctgcaggcgttcgcgggccctggcgtctccctctatctctattctctgtttcattttctttcgttcagaaacagtttattgtattttcttca
This region includes:
- the LOC104220159 gene encoding uncharacterized protein; translated protein: MAVTDQQDANFANTSVAIPPSTGIDPSDPLNLRPSDNPGAMHVSIPFDGIGYRSWKHSVLRRLSIKNKLGFVSGEYKQPNPQSPNYRQWERCGNMVTLWILNSLSKEIADSVEYVSDAVELWKELEDREQTNGARLYQVQKEIDDLSQ